In Cyanobacteriota bacterium, one DNA window encodes the following:
- the ndk gene encoding nucleoside-diphosphate kinase, with amino-acid sequence MTVERTFIAIKPDGVQRKLVGEIIRRFETKGFTLVGLKLMSVSRELAEQHYAVHKERPFFSSLVNFIISSPVVAMVWEGDGVVAAARKIIGATNPLTAEPGTIRGDFGVNIGRNLIHGSDAIETAQQEIKLWFTDEELVNWTPTITPWTYE; translated from the coding sequence ATGACTGTAGAGCGCACTTTTATTGCCATCAAGCCCGATGGTGTTCAACGTAAACTGGTGGGCGAGATTATCCGCCGCTTTGAAACCAAAGGCTTTACCCTAGTGGGACTAAAGCTGATGTCTGTCAGCCGAGAACTAGCCGAACAGCACTATGCTGTACACAAGGAGCGCCCCTTCTTCTCGTCCTTGGTCAATTTCATCATTTCTTCTCCAGTTGTAGCGATGGTGTGGGAAGGGGATGGTGTAGTGGCCGCTGCCCGTAAAATTATTGGCGCGACTAACCCCTTAACGGCTGAACCGGGCACCATTCGGGGTGATTTTGGCGTGAATATCGGGCGCAATTTAATCCATGGGTCAGATGCGATCGAAACTGCCCAACAAGAAATAAAGCTCTGGTTCACCGACGAGGAACTAGTTAACTGGACACCGACGATTACACCTTGGACTTACGAGTAA